The proteins below come from a single Falco rusticolus isolate bFalRus1 chromosome 8, bFalRus1.pri, whole genome shotgun sequence genomic window:
- the HNRNPA3 gene encoding heterogeneous nuclear ribonucleoprotein A3 isoform X1: MAAIKEERDVEDYKRKGRRSSQQKYRRLNKGHEPKEPEQLRKLFIGGLSFETTDDSLREHFEKWGTLTDCVVMRDPQTKRSRGFGFVTYSCVEEVDAAMSARPHKVDGRVVEPKRAVSREDSVKPGAHLTVKKIFVGGIKEDTEEYNLREYFEKYGKIETIEVMEDRQSGKKRGFAFVTFDDHDTVDKIVVQKYHTINGHNCEVKKALSKQEMQTASSQRVKYFVGRGGGSGNFMGRGNFGGGGGNFGRGGNFGGRGKHSHLFCVPGGYGGGGGGGGSRGSFGGGDGYNGFGDGGNYGGGPGYGSRGGYGGGGGPGYGNPGGGYGGGGGGYDGYNEGGNFGGGNYGGSGNYNDFGNYSGQQQSNYGPMKGGGSFGGRSSGSPYGGGYGSGSGSGGYGGRRF, translated from the exons ATGGCTGCTATTAAGGAAGAGAGAGATGTGGAAGACTACAAGAGGAAGGGAAGACGATCTTCACAG CAGAAATACCGTAGACTGAATAAG GGCCATGAGCCAAAGGAGCCAGAGCAGTTGAGGAAGCTGTTCATTGGAGGTCTGAGCTTTGAAACAACAGATGATAGCTTGAGAGAGCACTTTGAGAAATGGGGCACACTCACGGACTGTGTG GTGATGAGAGACCCACAAACAAAGCGTTCCAGAGGCTTCGGCTTTGTGACTTACTCTTGTGTGGAGGAGGTGGATGCTGCCATGAGTGCTCGACCACATAAGGTTGATGGACGCGTGGTTGAACCAAAGAGAGCAGTTTCGAGGGAG GATTCTGTAAAGCCTGGGGCACATCTgacagtaaagaaaatatttgttggTGGAATTAAAGAAGATACAGAAGAATATAATTTAAGGGAGTACTTTGAAAAATATGGCAAGATTGAAACCATAGAAGTCATGGAAGACAGGCAAAGTGGAAAGAAGAGAGGCTTCGCTTTTGTAACTTTTGATGATCACGATACAGTTGATAAAATTGTTG TTCAGAAATACCATACTATAAATGGACATAACTGTGAAGTGAAAAAAGCACTCTCGAAACAAGAAATGCAGACTGCTAGCTCTCAGAGAG taaaatattttgtaggtCGTGGGGGTGGCTCAGGCAACTTCATGGGTCGTGGAAACTTTGGAGGTGGTGGAGGAAACTTCGGCCGAGGAGGAAACTTTGGTGGAAGAG gaaaacattctCATCTGTTTTGTGTTCCAGGAGGCTatgggggtggtggtggcggtggtgggagcagaggaagcTTTGGGGGTGGTGACGGATACAATGGATTTGGTGATG GTGGCAACTATGGAGGTGGTCCTGGCTATGGCAGCAGAGGAGGTtatggtggtggtggaggacCAGGGTATGGAAACCCAGGTGGTGGATatggaggtggaggaggaggataTGATGGCTACAATGAAGGAGGAAATTTTGGTGGTG gtaATTATGGTGGAAGTGGAAACTACAATGATTTTGGCAATTACAGTGGACAACAGCAGTCTAACTATGGTCCCATGAAAGGTGGTGGCAGCTTTGGTGGCAGAAGTTCAGGCAGTCCCTATGGTG GTGGTTATGGATCTGGAAGTGGAAGTGGGGGCTATGGTGGTAGAAGATTCTAA
- the HNRNPA3 gene encoding heterogeneous nuclear ribonucleoprotein A3 isoform X5 has translation MAAIKEERDVEDYKRKGRRSSQQKYRRLNKGHEPKEPEQLRKLFIGGLSFETTDDSLREHFEKWGTLTDCVVMRDPQTKRSRGFGFVTYSCVEEVDAAMSARPHKVDGRVVEPKRAVSREDSVKPGAHLTVKKIFVGGIKEDTEEYNLREYFEKYGKIETIEVMEDRQSGKKRGFAFVTFDDHDTVDKIVVQKYHTINGHNCEVKKALSKQEMQTASSQRVKYFVGRGGGSGNFMGRGNFGGGGGNFGRGGNFGGRGGYGGGGGGGGSRGSFGGGDGYNGFGDGGNYGGGPGYGSRGGYGGGGGPGYGNPGGGYGGGGGGYDGYNEGGNFGGGNYGGSGNYNDFGNYSGQQQSNYGPMKGGGSFGGRSSGSPYGGGYGSGSGSGGYGGRRF, from the exons ATGGCTGCTATTAAGGAAGAGAGAGATGTGGAAGACTACAAGAGGAAGGGAAGACGATCTTCACAG CAGAAATACCGTAGACTGAATAAG GGCCATGAGCCAAAGGAGCCAGAGCAGTTGAGGAAGCTGTTCATTGGAGGTCTGAGCTTTGAAACAACAGATGATAGCTTGAGAGAGCACTTTGAGAAATGGGGCACACTCACGGACTGTGTG GTGATGAGAGACCCACAAACAAAGCGTTCCAGAGGCTTCGGCTTTGTGACTTACTCTTGTGTGGAGGAGGTGGATGCTGCCATGAGTGCTCGACCACATAAGGTTGATGGACGCGTGGTTGAACCAAAGAGAGCAGTTTCGAGGGAG GATTCTGTAAAGCCTGGGGCACATCTgacagtaaagaaaatatttgttggTGGAATTAAAGAAGATACAGAAGAATATAATTTAAGGGAGTACTTTGAAAAATATGGCAAGATTGAAACCATAGAAGTCATGGAAGACAGGCAAAGTGGAAAGAAGAGAGGCTTCGCTTTTGTAACTTTTGATGATCACGATACAGTTGATAAAATTGTTG TTCAGAAATACCATACTATAAATGGACATAACTGTGAAGTGAAAAAAGCACTCTCGAAACAAGAAATGCAGACTGCTAGCTCTCAGAGAG taaaatattttgtaggtCGTGGGGGTGGCTCAGGCAACTTCATGGGTCGTGGAAACTTTGGAGGTGGTGGAGGAAACTTCGGCCGAGGAGGAAACTTTGGTGGAAGAG GAGGCTatgggggtggtggtggcggtggtgggagcagaggaagcTTTGGGGGTGGTGACGGATACAATGGATTTGGTGATG GTGGCAACTATGGAGGTGGTCCTGGCTATGGCAGCAGAGGAGGTtatggtggtggtggaggacCAGGGTATGGAAACCCAGGTGGTGGATatggaggtggaggaggaggataTGATGGCTACAATGAAGGAGGAAATTTTGGTGGTG gtaATTATGGTGGAAGTGGAAACTACAATGATTTTGGCAATTACAGTGGACAACAGCAGTCTAACTATGGTCCCATGAAAGGTGGTGGCAGCTTTGGTGGCAGAAGTTCAGGCAGTCCCTATGGTG GTGGTTATGGATCTGGAAGTGGAAGTGGGGGCTATGGTGGTAGAAGATTCTAA
- the HNRNPA3 gene encoding heterogeneous nuclear ribonucleoprotein A3 isoform X7, with protein sequence MAAIKEERDVEDYKRKGRRSSQQKYRRLNKGHEPKEPEQLRKLFIGGLSFETTDDSLREHFEKWGTLTDCVVMRDPQTKRSRGFGFVTYSCVEEVDAAMSARPHKVDGRVVEPKRAVSREDSVKPGAHLTVKKIFVGGIKEDTEEYNLREYFEKYGKIETIEVMEDRQSGKKRGFAFVTFDDHDTVDKIVVQKYHTINGHNCEVKKALSKQEMQTASSQRVKYFVGRGGGSGNFMGRGNFGGGGGNFGRGGNFGGRGGNYGGGPGYGSRGGYGGGGGPGYGNPGGGYGGGGGGYDGYNEGGNFGGGNYGGSGNYNDFGNYSGQQQSNYGPMKGGGSFGGRSSGSPYGGGYGSGSGSGGYGGRRF encoded by the exons ATGGCTGCTATTAAGGAAGAGAGAGATGTGGAAGACTACAAGAGGAAGGGAAGACGATCTTCACAG CAGAAATACCGTAGACTGAATAAG GGCCATGAGCCAAAGGAGCCAGAGCAGTTGAGGAAGCTGTTCATTGGAGGTCTGAGCTTTGAAACAACAGATGATAGCTTGAGAGAGCACTTTGAGAAATGGGGCACACTCACGGACTGTGTG GTGATGAGAGACCCACAAACAAAGCGTTCCAGAGGCTTCGGCTTTGTGACTTACTCTTGTGTGGAGGAGGTGGATGCTGCCATGAGTGCTCGACCACATAAGGTTGATGGACGCGTGGTTGAACCAAAGAGAGCAGTTTCGAGGGAG GATTCTGTAAAGCCTGGGGCACATCTgacagtaaagaaaatatttgttggTGGAATTAAAGAAGATACAGAAGAATATAATTTAAGGGAGTACTTTGAAAAATATGGCAAGATTGAAACCATAGAAGTCATGGAAGACAGGCAAAGTGGAAAGAAGAGAGGCTTCGCTTTTGTAACTTTTGATGATCACGATACAGTTGATAAAATTGTTG TTCAGAAATACCATACTATAAATGGACATAACTGTGAAGTGAAAAAAGCACTCTCGAAACAAGAAATGCAGACTGCTAGCTCTCAGAGAG taaaatattttgtaggtCGTGGGGGTGGCTCAGGCAACTTCATGGGTCGTGGAAACTTTGGAGGTGGTGGAGGAAACTTCGGCCGAGGAGGAAACTTTGGTGGAAGAG GTGGCAACTATGGAGGTGGTCCTGGCTATGGCAGCAGAGGAGGTtatggtggtggtggaggacCAGGGTATGGAAACCCAGGTGGTGGATatggaggtggaggaggaggataTGATGGCTACAATGAAGGAGGAAATTTTGGTGGTG gtaATTATGGTGGAAGTGGAAACTACAATGATTTTGGCAATTACAGTGGACAACAGCAGTCTAACTATGGTCCCATGAAAGGTGGTGGCAGCTTTGGTGGCAGAAGTTCAGGCAGTCCCTATGGTG GTGGTTATGGATCTGGAAGTGGAAGTGGGGGCTATGGTGGTAGAAGATTCTAA
- the HNRNPA3 gene encoding heterogeneous nuclear ribonucleoprotein A3 isoform X2, which yields MAAIKEERDVEDYKRKGRRSSQKYRRLNKGHEPKEPEQLRKLFIGGLSFETTDDSLREHFEKWGTLTDCVVMRDPQTKRSRGFGFVTYSCVEEVDAAMSARPHKVDGRVVEPKRAVSREDSVKPGAHLTVKKIFVGGIKEDTEEYNLREYFEKYGKIETIEVMEDRQSGKKRGFAFVTFDDHDTVDKIVVQKYHTINGHNCEVKKALSKQEMQTASSQRVKYFVGRGGGSGNFMGRGNFGGGGGNFGRGGNFGGRGKHSHLFCVPGGYGGGGGGGGSRGSFGGGDGYNGFGDGGNYGGGPGYGSRGGYGGGGGPGYGNPGGGYGGGGGGYDGYNEGGNFGGGNYGGSGNYNDFGNYSGQQQSNYGPMKGGGSFGGRSSGSPYGGGYGSGSGSGGYGGRRF from the exons ATGGCTGCTATTAAGGAAGAGAGAGATGTGGAAGACTACAAGAGGAAGGGAAGACGATCTTCACAG AAATACCGTAGACTGAATAAG GGCCATGAGCCAAAGGAGCCAGAGCAGTTGAGGAAGCTGTTCATTGGAGGTCTGAGCTTTGAAACAACAGATGATAGCTTGAGAGAGCACTTTGAGAAATGGGGCACACTCACGGACTGTGTG GTGATGAGAGACCCACAAACAAAGCGTTCCAGAGGCTTCGGCTTTGTGACTTACTCTTGTGTGGAGGAGGTGGATGCTGCCATGAGTGCTCGACCACATAAGGTTGATGGACGCGTGGTTGAACCAAAGAGAGCAGTTTCGAGGGAG GATTCTGTAAAGCCTGGGGCACATCTgacagtaaagaaaatatttgttggTGGAATTAAAGAAGATACAGAAGAATATAATTTAAGGGAGTACTTTGAAAAATATGGCAAGATTGAAACCATAGAAGTCATGGAAGACAGGCAAAGTGGAAAGAAGAGAGGCTTCGCTTTTGTAACTTTTGATGATCACGATACAGTTGATAAAATTGTTG TTCAGAAATACCATACTATAAATGGACATAACTGTGAAGTGAAAAAAGCACTCTCGAAACAAGAAATGCAGACTGCTAGCTCTCAGAGAG taaaatattttgtaggtCGTGGGGGTGGCTCAGGCAACTTCATGGGTCGTGGAAACTTTGGAGGTGGTGGAGGAAACTTCGGCCGAGGAGGAAACTTTGGTGGAAGAG gaaaacattctCATCTGTTTTGTGTTCCAGGAGGCTatgggggtggtggtggcggtggtgggagcagaggaagcTTTGGGGGTGGTGACGGATACAATGGATTTGGTGATG GTGGCAACTATGGAGGTGGTCCTGGCTATGGCAGCAGAGGAGGTtatggtggtggtggaggacCAGGGTATGGAAACCCAGGTGGTGGATatggaggtggaggaggaggataTGATGGCTACAATGAAGGAGGAAATTTTGGTGGTG gtaATTATGGTGGAAGTGGAAACTACAATGATTTTGGCAATTACAGTGGACAACAGCAGTCTAACTATGGTCCCATGAAAGGTGGTGGCAGCTTTGGTGGCAGAAGTTCAGGCAGTCCCTATGGTG GTGGTTATGGATCTGGAAGTGGAAGTGGGGGCTATGGTGGTAGAAGATTCTAA
- the HNRNPA3 gene encoding heterogeneous nuclear ribonucleoprotein A3 isoform X3 encodes MAAIKEERDVEDYKRKGRRSSQQKYRRLNKGHEPKEPEQLRKLFIGGLSFETTDDSLREHFEKWGTLTDCVVMRDPQTKRSRGFGFVTYSCVEEVDAAMSARPHKVDGRVVEPKRAVSREDSVKPGAHLTVKKIFVGGIKEDTEEYNLREYFEKYGKIETIEVMEDRQSGKKRGFAFVTFDDHDTVDKIVVQKYHTINGHNCEVKKALSKQEMQTASSQRGRGGGSGNFMGRGNFGGGGGNFGRGGNFGGRGKHSHLFCVPGGYGGGGGGGGSRGSFGGGDGYNGFGDGGNYGGGPGYGSRGGYGGGGGPGYGNPGGGYGGGGGGYDGYNEGGNFGGGNYGGSGNYNDFGNYSGQQQSNYGPMKGGGSFGGRSSGSPYGGGYGSGSGSGGYGGRRF; translated from the exons ATGGCTGCTATTAAGGAAGAGAGAGATGTGGAAGACTACAAGAGGAAGGGAAGACGATCTTCACAG CAGAAATACCGTAGACTGAATAAG GGCCATGAGCCAAAGGAGCCAGAGCAGTTGAGGAAGCTGTTCATTGGAGGTCTGAGCTTTGAAACAACAGATGATAGCTTGAGAGAGCACTTTGAGAAATGGGGCACACTCACGGACTGTGTG GTGATGAGAGACCCACAAACAAAGCGTTCCAGAGGCTTCGGCTTTGTGACTTACTCTTGTGTGGAGGAGGTGGATGCTGCCATGAGTGCTCGACCACATAAGGTTGATGGACGCGTGGTTGAACCAAAGAGAGCAGTTTCGAGGGAG GATTCTGTAAAGCCTGGGGCACATCTgacagtaaagaaaatatttgttggTGGAATTAAAGAAGATACAGAAGAATATAATTTAAGGGAGTACTTTGAAAAATATGGCAAGATTGAAACCATAGAAGTCATGGAAGACAGGCAAAGTGGAAAGAAGAGAGGCTTCGCTTTTGTAACTTTTGATGATCACGATACAGTTGATAAAATTGTTG TTCAGAAATACCATACTATAAATGGACATAACTGTGAAGTGAAAAAAGCACTCTCGAAACAAGAAATGCAGACTGCTAGCTCTCAGAGAG gtCGTGGGGGTGGCTCAGGCAACTTCATGGGTCGTGGAAACTTTGGAGGTGGTGGAGGAAACTTCGGCCGAGGAGGAAACTTTGGTGGAAGAG gaaaacattctCATCTGTTTTGTGTTCCAGGAGGCTatgggggtggtggtggcggtggtgggagcagaggaagcTTTGGGGGTGGTGACGGATACAATGGATTTGGTGATG GTGGCAACTATGGAGGTGGTCCTGGCTATGGCAGCAGAGGAGGTtatggtggtggtggaggacCAGGGTATGGAAACCCAGGTGGTGGATatggaggtggaggaggaggataTGATGGCTACAATGAAGGAGGAAATTTTGGTGGTG gtaATTATGGTGGAAGTGGAAACTACAATGATTTTGGCAATTACAGTGGACAACAGCAGTCTAACTATGGTCCCATGAAAGGTGGTGGCAGCTTTGGTGGCAGAAGTTCAGGCAGTCCCTATGGTG GTGGTTATGGATCTGGAAGTGGAAGTGGGGGCTATGGTGGTAGAAGATTCTAA
- the HNRNPA3 gene encoding heterogeneous nuclear ribonucleoprotein A3 isoform X6, whose amino-acid sequence MAAIKEERDVEDYKRKGRRSSQQKYRRLNKGHEPKEPEQLRKLFIGGLSFETTDDSLREHFEKWGTLTDCVVMRDPQTKRSRGFGFVTYSCVEEVDAAMSARPHKVDGRVVEPKRAVSREDSVKPGAHLTVKKIFVGGIKEDTEEYNLREYFEKYGKIETIEVMEDRQSGKKRGFAFVTFDDHDTVDKIVVQKYHTINGHNCEVKKALSKQEMQTASSQRGRGGGSGNFMGRGNFGGGGGNFGRGGNFGGRGGYGGGGGGGGSRGSFGGGDGYNGFGDGGNYGGGPGYGSRGGYGGGGGPGYGNPGGGYGGGGGGYDGYNEGGNFGGGNYGGSGNYNDFGNYSGQQQSNYGPMKGGGSFGGRSSGSPYGGGYGSGSGSGGYGGRRF is encoded by the exons ATGGCTGCTATTAAGGAAGAGAGAGATGTGGAAGACTACAAGAGGAAGGGAAGACGATCTTCACAG CAGAAATACCGTAGACTGAATAAG GGCCATGAGCCAAAGGAGCCAGAGCAGTTGAGGAAGCTGTTCATTGGAGGTCTGAGCTTTGAAACAACAGATGATAGCTTGAGAGAGCACTTTGAGAAATGGGGCACACTCACGGACTGTGTG GTGATGAGAGACCCACAAACAAAGCGTTCCAGAGGCTTCGGCTTTGTGACTTACTCTTGTGTGGAGGAGGTGGATGCTGCCATGAGTGCTCGACCACATAAGGTTGATGGACGCGTGGTTGAACCAAAGAGAGCAGTTTCGAGGGAG GATTCTGTAAAGCCTGGGGCACATCTgacagtaaagaaaatatttgttggTGGAATTAAAGAAGATACAGAAGAATATAATTTAAGGGAGTACTTTGAAAAATATGGCAAGATTGAAACCATAGAAGTCATGGAAGACAGGCAAAGTGGAAAGAAGAGAGGCTTCGCTTTTGTAACTTTTGATGATCACGATACAGTTGATAAAATTGTTG TTCAGAAATACCATACTATAAATGGACATAACTGTGAAGTGAAAAAAGCACTCTCGAAACAAGAAATGCAGACTGCTAGCTCTCAGAGAG gtCGTGGGGGTGGCTCAGGCAACTTCATGGGTCGTGGAAACTTTGGAGGTGGTGGAGGAAACTTCGGCCGAGGAGGAAACTTTGGTGGAAGAG GAGGCTatgggggtggtggtggcggtggtgggagcagaggaagcTTTGGGGGTGGTGACGGATACAATGGATTTGGTGATG GTGGCAACTATGGAGGTGGTCCTGGCTATGGCAGCAGAGGAGGTtatggtggtggtggaggacCAGGGTATGGAAACCCAGGTGGTGGATatggaggtggaggaggaggataTGATGGCTACAATGAAGGAGGAAATTTTGGTGGTG gtaATTATGGTGGAAGTGGAAACTACAATGATTTTGGCAATTACAGTGGACAACAGCAGTCTAACTATGGTCCCATGAAAGGTGGTGGCAGCTTTGGTGGCAGAAGTTCAGGCAGTCCCTATGGTG GTGGTTATGGATCTGGAAGTGGAAGTGGGGGCTATGGTGGTAGAAGATTCTAA
- the HNRNPA3 gene encoding heterogeneous nuclear ribonucleoprotein A3 isoform X4, whose amino-acid sequence MAAIKEERDVEDYKRKGRRSSQGHEPKEPEQLRKLFIGGLSFETTDDSLREHFEKWGTLTDCVVMRDPQTKRSRGFGFVTYSCVEEVDAAMSARPHKVDGRVVEPKRAVSREDSVKPGAHLTVKKIFVGGIKEDTEEYNLREYFEKYGKIETIEVMEDRQSGKKRGFAFVTFDDHDTVDKIVVQKYHTINGHNCEVKKALSKQEMQTASSQRVKYFVGRGGGSGNFMGRGNFGGGGGNFGRGGNFGGRGKHSHLFCVPGGYGGGGGGGGSRGSFGGGDGYNGFGDGGNYGGGPGYGSRGGYGGGGGPGYGNPGGGYGGGGGGYDGYNEGGNFGGGNYGGSGNYNDFGNYSGQQQSNYGPMKGGGSFGGRSSGSPYGGGYGSGSGSGGYGGRRF is encoded by the exons ATGGCTGCTATTAAGGAAGAGAGAGATGTGGAAGACTACAAGAGGAAGGGAAGACGATCTTCACAG GGCCATGAGCCAAAGGAGCCAGAGCAGTTGAGGAAGCTGTTCATTGGAGGTCTGAGCTTTGAAACAACAGATGATAGCTTGAGAGAGCACTTTGAGAAATGGGGCACACTCACGGACTGTGTG GTGATGAGAGACCCACAAACAAAGCGTTCCAGAGGCTTCGGCTTTGTGACTTACTCTTGTGTGGAGGAGGTGGATGCTGCCATGAGTGCTCGACCACATAAGGTTGATGGACGCGTGGTTGAACCAAAGAGAGCAGTTTCGAGGGAG GATTCTGTAAAGCCTGGGGCACATCTgacagtaaagaaaatatttgttggTGGAATTAAAGAAGATACAGAAGAATATAATTTAAGGGAGTACTTTGAAAAATATGGCAAGATTGAAACCATAGAAGTCATGGAAGACAGGCAAAGTGGAAAGAAGAGAGGCTTCGCTTTTGTAACTTTTGATGATCACGATACAGTTGATAAAATTGTTG TTCAGAAATACCATACTATAAATGGACATAACTGTGAAGTGAAAAAAGCACTCTCGAAACAAGAAATGCAGACTGCTAGCTCTCAGAGAG taaaatattttgtaggtCGTGGGGGTGGCTCAGGCAACTTCATGGGTCGTGGAAACTTTGGAGGTGGTGGAGGAAACTTCGGCCGAGGAGGAAACTTTGGTGGAAGAG gaaaacattctCATCTGTTTTGTGTTCCAGGAGGCTatgggggtggtggtggcggtggtgggagcagaggaagcTTTGGGGGTGGTGACGGATACAATGGATTTGGTGATG GTGGCAACTATGGAGGTGGTCCTGGCTATGGCAGCAGAGGAGGTtatggtggtggtggaggacCAGGGTATGGAAACCCAGGTGGTGGATatggaggtggaggaggaggataTGATGGCTACAATGAAGGAGGAAATTTTGGTGGTG gtaATTATGGTGGAAGTGGAAACTACAATGATTTTGGCAATTACAGTGGACAACAGCAGTCTAACTATGGTCCCATGAAAGGTGGTGGCAGCTTTGGTGGCAGAAGTTCAGGCAGTCCCTATGGTG GTGGTTATGGATCTGGAAGTGGAAGTGGGGGCTATGGTGGTAGAAGATTCTAA